Proteins encoded by one window of Dioscorea cayenensis subsp. rotundata cultivar TDr96_F1 chromosome 6, TDr96_F1_v2_PseudoChromosome.rev07_lg8_w22 25.fasta, whole genome shotgun sequence:
- the LOC120263514 gene encoding gamma-tubulin complex component 3, giving the protein MDDPQTSALLRELVLRLLPAGSPFSPDAALRYSRRLLSSRLLSPSSLPADETSLSDSIKRQLALSGRTSAALVFSDLLHKLSMLSGPGSLRQRPALLLLLKSLSDHPASCVLPSLPLPISKKTAVQSTAGGVGGVLMLSKDPDNIREIALREYSDLAIEDAEIDEQTLVRDVLYAAQGIDGRFVRFDPRSDGYDLPETMRVPRSMRTMVRRLCELGWLFKKVRGFVSENMGQLAAAEVGTVAQAFCSALQDELSDYYKLLAVLESQALNPIPSTGSSSGDLRNYLSLRRLAVWLAEPMVRMRLMAVLVDGCKDLRGGAMAGAIHGHAQHGDPLVQEFMGRLLRRVCSPLFEMVRSWVLEGELEDLFSEFFILSQPVKAESLWREGYRIQTSMLPSFISQTLAQRILRTGKSINFLRVCCEDNGWADAAAEAAAHVGTTTRRGGLGYGETDALEALVVEAAKRIDRHLMDVIHKRYRFKDHCLAIKRYLLLGQGDFVQYLMDIVGPELSGPANTISSFQLAGLLETAIRASNAQYDDRDILDRLKVKMMEHGDGDRGWDVFSLEYDAMVPLDTVFTASVMKKYLRIFNYLWKLKRVEHALIRVWKTMKPNCIASCIFAKEGMGVKVQFVSVLRRCQVLWNEMNHFVTNFQYYIMFEVLEVSWARFSEEMDVTKDMDGLLAAHEKYLSSIMEKSLLGERSQGIVRTLFALFDLILRFRSHAEMWFERIYELQIRGRGKSRSKAKDEFSKTNSWLEGGRKAMMQLAGEFIQKMGEDLDKIAAEYTSSLAVFISQLPMQQHVDLKFLLFRLDFTEYYSQLYPTK; this is encoded by the exons ATGGACGACCCCCAGACCTCGGCCCTCCTCCGCGAGCTCGTCCTCCGCCTTCTCCCCGCCGGATCTCCCTTCTCCCCTGATGCCGCTCTTCGCTACTCCCGACGCCTCCTCTCCAGCCGTCTTCTCTCCCCTTCCTCCCTCCCCGCCGACGAGACTTCTCTCTCCGACTCGATCAAGCGTCAGCTCGCGCTCTCCGGCCGCACTTCCGCTGCCCTCGTCTTCTCCGACCTGCTTCACAAGCTCTCGATGCTCTCCGGCCCTGGATCCCTTCGCCAGCGCCCcgctctcctcctcctcctcaagTCTCTCTCTGATCATCCTGCTTCATGCGTCCTTCCCTCACTTCCTCTTCCTATCTCCAAGAAGACTGCAGTTCAATCCACCGCCGGTGGCGTTGGTGGGGTGCTTATGCTCTCGAAGGATCCGGACAACATCCGCGAGATCGCACTGCGGGAGTACTCCGATCTGGCCATTGAGGATGCCGAGATAGACGAGCAAACTCTTGTTCGTGATGTCCTCTACGCTGCCCAGGGCATAGACGGTCGGTTTGTGAGGTTTGATCCCCGATCTGATGGGTATGATCTCCCGGAAACAATGAGAGTTCCGAGGTCGATGCGAACTATGGTGCGCCGGCTCTGTGAGCTCGGATGGCTGTTCAAGAAGGTGCGCGGGTTCGTGTCTGAGAACATGGGCCAGCTCGCTGCGGCGGAGGTTGGGACTGTTGCTCAGGCGTTTTGCTCTGCTCTGCAGGATGAGCTCTCCGACTACTACAAGCTTCTTGCGGTGCTTGAATCGCAGGCTTTGAATCCAATCCCGTCGACTGGGTCTTCTTCGGGGGATTTGAGGAACTACTTGTCTCTGCGGAGGCTCGCGGTTTGGCTTGCTGAACCGATGGTGAGGATGAGGCTGATGGCTGTGTTGGTAGACGGATGCAAGGATTTGAGAGGTGGGGCAATGGCGGGAGCCATTCACGGGCATGCCCAGCACGGTGATCCATTGGTTCAGGAGTTCATGGGTCGTCTCCTTCGGAGAGTTTGCTCACCATTGTTTGAGATGGTTCGGAGCTGGGTTCTGGAGGGAGAGCTGGAGGACTTGTTCTCAGAGTTTTTCATTCTCAGCCAACCTGTAAAGGCGGAGTCTTTATGGAGAGAAGGGTATCGCATTCAGACCTCAATGCTGCCTTCGTTCATCTCACAAACTCTGGCACAGAGAATACTGAGGACTGGAAAGTCCATTAATTTTCTCAGGGTTTGCTGTGAGGACAACGGGTGGGCTGATGCAGCTGCTGAGGCTGCTGCTCATGTGGGCACAACCACAAGGAGGGGTGGGCTTGGGTATGGTGAGACAGATGCATTGGAAGCACTTGTTGTTGAGGCTGCCAAGAGAATTGATAGACATTTGATGGATGTGATCCATAAGAGATACAGATTCAAGGACCATTGCCTTGCCATTAAACGGTACTTGCTTCTCGGTCAAGGGGACTTTGTGCAGTACTTGATGGACATTGTTGGTCCTGAGCTTTCAGGGCCCGCAAACACCATCAGCTCCTTTCAGCTTGCAGGGCTGCTTGAGACTGCGATTCGGGCATCGAATGCTCAGTATGATGATCGGGATATTCTTGACCGGTTGAAGGTTAAGATGATGGAGCATGGTGATGGAGATAGGGGATGGGATGTGTTTTCGTTGGAGTATGATGCAATGGTCCCCTTGGACACTGTGTTCACAGCCTCTGTCATGAAAAAGTATCTCCGGATCTTCAATTATCTTTGGAAGCTTAAACGAGTTGAGCATGCTTTGATCCGGGTATGGAAGACCATGAAGCCTAATTGCATAGCTTCTTGTATTTTTGCCAAAGAAGGCATGGGAGTGAAGGTGCAGTTTGTGTCAGTGCTAAGGAGATGCCAAGTGTTGTGGAATGAGATgaatcattttgtcacaaattttcagtattatattatgtttgagGTTCTTGAAGTATCATGGGCTAGGTTCTCTGAAGAAATGGATGTCACAAAGGATATGGATGGTCTCCTTGCAGCTCATGAAAAGTATCTTAGTTCAATCATGGAGAAGTCTCTCCTTGGGGAGAGATCTCAAGGGATAGTTAGAACTTTATTTGCATTGTTTGATCTCATATTGCGGTTTCGGAGCCACGCGGAGATGTGGTTTGAACGAATATATGAGTTGCAAATAAG GGGGAGGGGTAAATCAAGGTCAAAAGCAAAGGATGAGttctcaaaaacaaattcatggCTTGAGGGAGGCAGGAAAGCAATGATGCAGCTTGCAGGGGAATTTATTCAGAAAATGGGTGAAGACTTGGACAAGATTGCAGCTGAGTACACATCATCTCTTGCTGTTTTTATATCTCAGCTGCCCATGCAGCAACATGTAGATTTGAAGTTCCTTCTATTTCGTTTGGACTTCACAGAATACTATAGTCAGCTTTATCCCACTAAGTAA